The Colius striatus isolate bColStr4 chromosome Z, bColStr4.1.hap1, whole genome shotgun sequence DNA window ggatatagttgaaaccccaaatattgaaaaggatatgatttctgtaccttttcttgtgctattttcaaaccatgtttagttaacatctgttcaatatgagcataagcatgttgcaacttatcgatagatgaggctgctaaaaggatatcatccatataatggatacaaagaacatcaggaaattgttgtctagtcgcttttatactttcatgaacaaatttttgacaaagagtaggactattagccattccttgaggcaatactttccattggtagcgttccataggttcactaaaatttatggatggaatgctaaaagcaaatcgacatttgtcatctggatgtaaggggatagtgtaaaaacaatcttttaagtcaataattattttttcaaaattttgaggaatggcaataggactgggtagaccaggttgtaacgctcccatggtacacattgttttattgacttctctcaagtcttggagaagtcgccatttccccgatttcttttttataacaaaaataggtgagttccatggtgatgtggaaggttctatatgacctaattgtaattgttccactactaattgacgagcagcttgcaatttttctttagttagaggccactgatcaacccaaacaggatgatctgatttccaacagattttatctgcatacatagttactgataaatttatcagattaactgctaggcgtataaaggtatgcacccatttgtgtcaagatatctcggccccagaggttaagaggcaagctttctagtacatatggttgaatggtACCAGAGTGTCCCTCTTTGTCTGTCCAACTTAAcaacttacagctttgaagaggcaaatttgcaactccaattccttttagatcagctgaagcatgctgtaaaggccattcttttggccattgttttaaagtcattaccgatACATCTGCTCCGGTGTCCAAGAGTCCTGTAAAATTTTTACCATCAAttgttaactgaagttcaggtctctgatgattgatgggctgtaaaagataaacgtcagtagatccaaaaccGCCTGTTCCCCGAATGtgggaatcagcttttcctatagatgaaacataaggaattaaaagcaactgtgcaatctttgttcctgcaggtagattaaagacagaagtttcagattgtaacataacttttaactctccttcataatcacaatcaattagtcctggtataactcgcaatcctttcatgctcagactACTTCGTCCCAATACCAAACCGCATGTTCCCGCAGGTAATGGGCCATATATCCCTGTTGGGATAGCTTGTGCCCCCATTTCAGGTGTTAatacgaagtgggaggaggaacacaggtccagtccggcactatgactggtggctcggtggagttgtgaaatggattgtttagctggtgctctgaggtttgcacctgcacaggatacatcccctgtttgtttgggtgggcccggggcaagcccattgagaagtttcccgACTGTAAGGAATTGCCgttcttatcatatttagatcggcattcattagcccaatgattaccctttttgcattttgggcataaacctggattttttccattattacttggaatctttttattaggacattgacgtacttgatgccccatttgtccgcaatgaaaacagctaccaggagggcctgcaacccttctgtttttcttaaattgcattgcagctaaaacttgctcaacaggtttgccctgttgtgctgcagcagtgactatgccttgaatatacccagagctaacatcagaacataatctgatatagtcgtttaatgttgatttatttttccaaggtcttaatatggattgacagatattattagcattttcaaaagctaattccttaactaaaatcatagctgaatcggtgtcttgtatgagcctagatgaagtttgtaacaaacgagatacaaaatcatgataaggttcgtctggtccctgtcggactttagttaattcttccctagacgttccatgtctaggtagccctttccaggctttcaaaccaatttctcGAATGGCATCATATGTCGCAGCAGGGTAAGTTAATTGTTGTGCCAGATCAACATGCGGTCCTGCGCCagctaacatttcatgagtaattccttgttggcgaaagtgtggtttttgagaataatcataacaggaatccataaaatctgtaagccataacaaatattctcctcccgttaaggtagctttagctaagcctttccagtcccatgggggaagaacttcagctgcaatGGTCTCTAGAATAGCAATAGTATATGGTGCAgttgcaccatattgagcagcagctgttttcaattctttaagattcttaaatgtaatggatgtatatgtagcaattctaacattggcttgagtagggtgaggagcatatgttataggataagcatgcaatatttttgaaaacccactcacatcttcaccttgttgtttagcttgtagcaatgataactgtaagggtgagtgaggtgatatttgatggtatatgtcaggagggggcggacgtctaccagcttctattgctggtaaaacaacaggttccttttttaaaagtgtttgctgtttcttcaatttaaaaggcgtattaacaaacacttgatcatcttcattatgatactgagcagcttctttttctaattcagcttcctcatcggaggataattcttcagataattctataggtctcaaggcgctcttgctttgttttaacggtcggcattttttacctcccgtatttgagtacataagaaagggatttttaaatttagattcctgaatatctttttgttcattattgattattgatggatattcaggtggagcagagggttgtgaatcgggattagtaagagcagaaggttttaaacctgaatccgctgaacgagatcgaggacgtgtttgtcgttgccatttatcatattcagtatcaccttgtaaacattctttaattaaaatccataaaggaaaagcatctatagggatcttatcagggccgttagcagcataatagcctttaatgttttcaccgacCTTATTCCAGGTTTCCAAgttaatagtgcctttattcggaaaccaaggacacacagtgtctataaattctaaaaatccacccacttgcTTGGTGGTTACAAATATATTTCGACTTTTTAACAACGTCTTaaccatagctacaaacagctgtctttccgtactatgtacatgtcccatattttaaattgtaaatgctgaatatgagggagccctaccgttgagtcacgaggttcagtttggacccccttgctttctaagacaccttatagaaagggcttaggtgcggctggatccagacttagtctcagacttggtcaacggaaaatctaagacaaaaaagggatttttgtttttattttactgagataaatttctactttcttatattttacaccttcctagtagttctgcccccctttatttccccttttccttaccgcggttctgttgattcggaggcagctcaccctggtcaaaggcaaccgagtttcccgggtttcggcaccatttgacagagaccagctctttccaggacgatgaaggacaggcggaccactgctcttagggcaagtgacagtttattgcttcttcttatgctctttttatagtcagtacatatcgcaaaggtcatcagtataggttaacaaacaatatgagtacgtatattttctatatgctacaaatcaatcaaatgttatctacaaaatttatggtactgtttactacatttttgtgatatatgttccgtggctacaagacatctggtgtccttatcattgttgtgtatacaggatgtttttgcttaagttaggggctttgtttaaggagccaaccctttcaggcaggcttccttagaaaggattaacccttaccaggcaaatcctttcgagggccattctaccctttcaggcagattggtctcatcagaGCACAGCCCTAAAATCACCCTCACTCTTTTCCTACCAGCCAGGTGTCTC harbors:
- the LOC133628773 gene encoding endogenous retrovirus group K member 5 Gag polyprotein-like, which produces MGHVHSTERQLFVAMVKTLLKSRNIFVTTKQVGGFLEFIDTVCPWFPNKGTINLETWNKVGENIKGYYAANGPDKIPIDAFPLWILIKECLQGDTEYDKWQRQTRPRSRSADSGLKPSALTNPDSQPSAPPEYPSIINNEQKDIQESKFKNPFLMYSNTGGKKCRPLKQSKSALRPIELSEELSSDEEAELEKEAAQYHNEDDQVFVNTPFKLKKQQTLLKKEPVVLPAIEAGRRPPPPDIYHQISPHSPLQLSLLQAKQQGEDVSGFSKILHAYPITYAPHPTQANVRIATYTSITFKNLKELKTAAAQYGATAPYTIAILETIAAEVLPPWDWKGLAKATLTGGEYLLWLTDFMDSCYDYSQKPHFRQQGITHEMLAGAGPHVDLAQQLTYPAATYDAIREIGLKAWKGLPRHGTSREELTKVRQGPDEPYHDFVSRLLQTSSRLIQDTDSAMILVKELAFENANNICQSILRPWKNKSTLNDYIRLCSDVSSGYIQGIVTAAAQQGKPVEQVLAAMQFKKNRRVAGPPGSCFHCGQMGHQVRQCPNKKIPSNNGKNPGLCPKCKKGNHWANECRSKYDKNGNSLQSGNFSMGLPRAHPNKQGMYPVQVQTSEHQLNNPFHNSTEPPVIVPDWTCVPPPTSY